A single region of the Anopheles funestus chromosome X, idAnoFuneDA-416_04, whole genome shotgun sequence genome encodes:
- the LOC125761080 gene encoding uncharacterized protein DDB_G0271670-like produces MSGNDQSSIVPLLGPELDNRTKTLVTEKLEDENRTAGDSFPSFTVSSESPPLSPTSFTTSSSTSPVPSSASSSSTSATSSTGSLVQPPSTILQPINYQPSSVELSSSAVTTAGISTCEPIGESKGRHRTDPCDKLCRKRPEETEHRSESGGRRAVSTDGAEAGSGLGIGVEEASGSSVLPDLSSSGDERIKELTDGNDSETTTTRIIAEGEGTDPALVSGTTAIANEQKAEDEEQEHRSEQGEVDSAARAGQKVVVGRRVASLVG; encoded by the exons ATGTCG GGAAACGATCAAAGCAGCATCGTCCCGCTGCTGGGACCGGAGTTAGACAACCGTACAAAAACGCTCGTAACGGAGAAGCTAGAAGACGAGAATCGGACGGCCGGTGACAGTTTTCCGTCTTTTACGGTGTCGTCAGAATCACCACCCCTGTCCCCAACATCCTTTACGACGTCATCCTCGACCTCACCCGTACCCTCCTCCGCATCTTCCTCCTCTACCTCCGCCACATCGTCAACTGGGTCACTTGTACAGCCACCATCAACCATCTTGCAACCGATCAACTATCAACCTTCGTCGGTCGAATTGTCCTCCAGCGCTGTAACAACAGCCGGTATCAGTACGTGCGAGCCAATCGGCGAGAGCAAAGGGCGCCATCGTACCGACCCGTGCGATAAACTCTG CCGTAAGCGGCCGGAAGAGACGGAGCACCGGTCAGAGTCCGGCGGGAGGCGGGCGGTTAGTACGGACGGGGCGGAGGCGGGATCGGGACTGGGGATCGGTGTGGAGGAAGCATCCGGCAGCTCGGTGCTACCGGATCTGTCGTCTTCCGGCGACGAGCGGATCAAGGAGCTGACCGACGGTAACGATTCGGAAACGACGACGACACGAATCATTGCGGAAGGGGAAGGTACCGATCCCGCCCTCGTATCCGGCACAACCGCCATTGCTAACGAACAGAAAGCGGAGGACGAGGAGCAAGAGCACCGATCGGAGCAGGGCGAGGTTGACT cagcagcacgtgcGGGTCAGAAAGTGGTGGTCGGGCGGCGGGTGGCATCGCTGGTGGGGTAG
- the LOC125760641 gene encoding glucose-induced degradation protein 4 homolog: MPVRVDIVPPPPNNSKQLGVTKSLLYNGSKFRGSQKSKGNAYEVEVVLQHVDEANSYLCGYLKITGLTFEFPTLTTFFDGEIISRKYPFLTRKWDADEDVDRKHFGKFAAFSEYQKTFNSDDFDYDALAKSDYVFMRWKEHFLVPDHKIKNINGASFAGFYYICFQKSQAVMEGYYYHRSSEWYQSLTLQHVAESCIQIYEFR, translated from the exons ATGCCCGTACGCGTGGATATCGTACCGCCGCCACCGAACAACTCCAAACAGCTCGGCGTCACGAAATCCCTCCTGTACAATGGTTCCAAGTTTCGTGGTTCACAAAAATCGAAAGGCAATGCGTACGAGGTGGAGGTGGTACTGCAG CATGTCGACGAAGCAAACTCTTACCTGTGCGGATATCTCAAAATCACCGGTCTTACGTTTGAATTCCCAACCCTAACGACCTTCTTCGATGGTGAAATCATATCGCGAAAGTATCCCTTTCTGACACGCAAATGGGACGCGGATGAGGATGTAGATAGAAAGCATTTT GGAAAATTTGCTGCCTTCAGCGAGTACCAAAAGACGTTCAATTCGGACGATTTTGATTACGATGCGTTAGCGAAGAGTGACTATGTTTTTATGCGCTGGAAGGAACATTTTCTG GTACCTGATCACAAGATAAAGAACATCAATGGAGCGTCCTTTGCAGGGTTCTACTATATTTGCTTCCAGAAATCACAAGCGGTCATGGAGGGTTACTATTACCATCGCTCATCAGAATG gtATCAATCGTTAACCCTTCAACACGTAGCTGAGTCCTGCATTCAAATCTACGAGTTTAGATAA
- the LOC125774938 gene encoding alanine--glyoxylate aminotransferase 2-like: MDASEAMPKADTIKLRNKHIGKSCQLFYRTDPLKIVRGQGQYMYDEQGARYLDCINNVAHVGHCHPKVVEAGTRQLATLSTNNRFLHDELVKCAKTLADKMPGNLSVCYFVNSGSEANDLALRLARQHTGRHEVITLDHAYHGHVSAVMDISPYKFNQPGGDPKPEFVHVAPCPDVYRGKYRDCDFPEGTDLGQLYADEVQRIIERSSSGVAAFIAESLQSCGGQIIPPAGYFQKVYDAVRKAGGVTIADEVQVGFGRIGTHYWAFEPHGIVPDIVTVAKPMGNGHPVGAVVTTPEIAESFASTGVCYFNTYGGNPVSCAIANAVMRVIDEEHLQENALRVGRYLLEQSKALAYEYQLVGDVRGTGLFVGIELVTDRQRRVPATRAAKAVVERMKTVHRILVSSDGPDDNVVKLKPPMVFTVENADEFLYGFRECLTYLQQQHTADGVPTTPVRVTHPLATGGILQPSPISRGQHDTSTLIKSS, from the exons CAAATCCTGCCAGCTGTTCTACCGGACCGATCCGCTGAAGATAGTGCGCGGCCAGGGTCAGTACATGTACGACGAGCAGGGTGCACGGTACCTCGACTGCATCAATAACGTTGCGCACG TTGGACACTGTCATCCGAAGGTGGTCGAGGCCGGTACCCGGCAGCTCGCAACCCTCTCCACCAACAATCGCTTCCTGCACGATGAGCTCGTCAAGTGTGCAAAAACGCTCGCGGACAAGATGCCCGGCAACCTGTCCGTCTGCTATTTCGTCAACTCCGGCTCGGAGGCAAACGATCTTGCATTGCGGCTGGCCCGTCAGCATACCGGACGCCACGAGGTGATTACGCTCGATCA CGCTTATCATGGTCACGTTTCGGCCGTAATGGACATCTCGCCGTacaaattcaatcaaccgGGCGGTGATCCTAAACCAGAGTTTGTCCACGTG GCACCGTGCCCAGATGTCTATCGGGGCAAGTATCGGGACTGTGACTTCCCGGAGGGAACCGATCTTGGTCAATTGTACGCGGATGAGGTACAACGCATTATTGAGCGTAGTTCTTCCGGAGTAGCTGCCTTCATTGCGGAGAGTCTACAGAGCTGTGGtggacaaatcattccacctGCTGGATACTTCCAGAAGGTCTACGA CGCTGTACGAAAGGCGGGAGGTGTGACGATCGCCGACGAGGTCCAAGTTGGGTTCGGTCGAATTGGTACACACTACTGGGCGTTTGAGCCACACGGCATTGTACCAGATATTGTGACGGTTGCAAAACCGATGGGCAACGGACATCCGGTTGGTGCGGTCGTAACAACGCCAGAAATAGCAGAAAGTTTCGCCTCCACCGGTGTTTGCTACTTCAATACG TACGGTGGTAACCCAGTGTCGTGTGCCATTGCAAATGCGGTGATGCGCGTGATCGATGAGGAGCATCTGCAGGAGAATGCACTGCGCGTGGGACGCTATCTGCTCGAACAGTCCAAAGCATTAGCGTACGAGTATCAGCTGGTGGGTGATGTACGCGGTACCGGTCTGTTTGTGGGCATTGAGCTGGTGACGGACCGGCAGCGTCGTGTGCCGGCAACCCGGGCCGCAAAAGCCGTTGTCGAGCGCATGAAAACTGTACACCGGATATTGGTCAGCAGCGATGGACCGGATGACAATGTCGTCAAGCTGAAGCCACCGATGGTTTTTACGGTCGAAAATGCGGATGAGTTCCTGTACGGTTTCCGAGAGTGTCTTACCtatctgcagcagcagcacacagCGGATGGAGTTCCAACCACACCGGTGCGTGTAACACATCCACTAGCGACCGGTGGCATCCTTCAGCCGAGCCCAATCAGCCGCGGTCAGCACGACACCTCCACACTCATCAAGTCTAGCTAA